DNA from Vicinamibacteria bacterium:
GATCGCCTGGATCTCGCCTTTCTGGTTCACTGAGCCGGTCACCGCGATATCCTGCCGCAGCGGCAGCCCCGAAAGCGCCGAGAGGAGCGCGTAGAGCTCGGTCGAGGACGCGCTGTCGCCGTCGACTCCGCTGTAGCTCTGCTCGAAGGCGAGGCTGGCGGAAAGCGTCAGCGGGCGCTTCTGCGCAAAACGCGAACGAAAATAGCCTGAGAGGATCAGCATTCCCTTGTTGTGGCTTTTGCCGGAGAGATCGGACTCACGTTCGATGTTGATAATGCCGGCACGGCCGGTGGCTACGGTGGCGGTGATCTTGACCGGACGACCGAAGCGGTAATCGCCTACGTCGTAGACCGACAAGCCGTTTACTTGGCCCACGACCTCGCCGTCGCTATCGATCATGATGATGGCTTCCCGGATCATCTCGGCGATGCGACACTCGACGAGGTTGCGGCGGGCTACCGCCTCACTCACGGTGCGGTCGATATGCTCACCCCTCACCTCGGTCGCGCCTTCGAGGCGCGCCCAGTAGTCGGCCTCTCGTAGGAGGTCCGCGATCTCACTGAAGCGGGTGCTCAACTTGTTCTTTCGGCCCGCAAGCCGCACGCCTTCTTCCACGATGGCGGCAGTGGCGTTTCGGTCGAACGGAAGGAGCCCTTCGGCGGAGGCAACGCGGGCGACGAAACCCGCGTAACGGCCAATGGATTCCGGCGTCCGATCCATTACCGTATCGAAGTCGGCCTTGATCTTGAAGATTTTCCGGAAATCCGGATCGAGCTGGTAGAAGACTTGATAGATCAGCTCGTCCCCGATGAGAAGGACCTTCAGCTCCACATCGATGGGCTCGGGTTTCAGGGCGGTCGCGGTAAACAGGTAGGTGGGATCGAACCCTTGGATGTCTACCTTGCCGCTCTTCAACGTGCGCTTCAGCGACTGGTAGACCCCGGGCTCGGACAGGATCTCCTGGAAGGAGACCACGAGATAGCCGCCGACGGCGCGAAGCAGGGTGCCCGCCTTGATCCGGGTGAAATCGGAATAGGACTGACCGCTTCGATCCCAGATCCGTTCGATGGTTCCAAACAGATTCTTGTAGGTGGGGTGGGTCTCGACGACGATGGGGGCGCGCTCGGTCGCCGAGTTGTCGACGAGAACGTTGACTCGATAATGCAGGAAACGATCACGCTGAAGCGACAGAATCGCCGCGAGCCCCGATTGCTCCTCCGTCGGAGGCTTCTGCATGAAGTCATCGAGGTTCTCGAGCATGTGGTGACGGACGTGCTCGAGGAAGCGCTGGCAGCGATCGGCGGTGTAGCGGCTCTTGATCTCGTCGATTCGCGGATTCACCATCTCTGCTCCGAAGCCGTACACCAGAGATTTGAGGGCCTCGGCGATCTGCTTCTCCGAGTCCCGCGCGTGTTTCAGGACTTCCTCGAGCTCTTCCGCCAACTGCTCGCGAATTCCGTCGATGCGCTCGAACTCCGAGCGCTCTATCTTCCCCTCTGCCAAGAGGTGCTCGAGCTCCTCCTCGGTTCGAGGCTTGCCGTCTACGATAGGAGCGACCTCAGTCTTGGTCATGGGTCCGAACCGTATCTCCACCATGACGAAGTTCTCTTTCTTGATGCGCTCCTCGAACTGCTTGATGACGGCTCGGCCCTTCTCGCCTTCACTCTCGATGATTTGCGCCCGGCGCTTCTTGAACTCGTCGGACTCCAGCACCCCGGGAACCGTGCGACTCAGGTAATCGACGAGGGTGTTCATGTCTTTCCTGAGTCGATTCCCATCACCGGGGCTGAGGTACAGCACCGTGGGACGATCGCTATCGTCGAAGTTGTGCACGTAGCAAATGTCTTGCGGAATCCTGCGGTTGTCGGCCACGTTCTCGAGAATGCTCTTGACCGTGGTCTCTTTTCCGGTTCCAGTGAGACCCTGCACGATGATGTTGTACCCGTGCGCGGAGACGGCGAGCCCCAGCTGGATGGCTCTGATCGCTCGGTCCTGTCCGATGATCTCGAAATGGTCCACGAGATCCTTCGTGGTGCCGAACTCGAAAACGTCGCTGGCGCAACGGTACCTGAGGCTCTCCACCGGGACCTCGAGAGCCTGCGATTGCTTTCCGGGATTGGGTTTCGAAGGCATCCTGCGGCAATAATCCACGACCGAGGCGATGAGTTCAAGGCGAAAGACGAAGAAAGAATCCATCGAGCTCTCGCCGTCGAGAGCCGTCGCCTTCCGCGTTTTACGCCGTGTGGAGGAGAGACGGGAGGATCCCGCCACCGCGCTCCACCACAGCCTGTCTCGAAAGCTCTCCCCCGCTGACAAGGACTTGGCGACCGAGATCGTCTACGGGGTGCTCCGGTGGCGCGGGCGACTCGATTACATAATCGCCGCTCACGCCAAACGCCCTCTCTCGAAGATCGATCCGGTCCTGCTCCGCGCGCTTCGCATCGGCCTGTATCAGCTCCGCTTTCTAAGCCGCATCCCGCCGCACGCCGCCGTCGACGAATCAGTCCGTCTTGCCCGGGCTTTCCGAGCGTCGCGGGGCGCAGGCCTGGTGAACGCCGTGCTGCGAAGCGCCCTGAGAAGTCGGGAGAGGCCTTTCCTGCCCGATCGAGCCAATCGGCTCGACTACCTGAGCATCGCGCTGTCTCATCCGCGCTGGCTGGTGAGACGCTACCTCGCTCGGGACGGCTTCGAAACGGCCGCGCGCCGGTGCTCGGTGCAGAACGAGGCGCCCTCGGTATTCTTGCGGGTCTCGCGTCACCTCGACCCCGGCGCGGCACAGCGGATGCTGTTCGACGACGGGGTATCGTCCGAGATCTTCCCGCTCGTGCCCGGCTGCCTGCGAGTCGTTTCCGGCCGGGTCAAACACAGCAAACTCTATGAGAAGGGACTCGTATTCATCCAGGACGCGGGGTCTCAGCTCGTTCCTTGGATCGTTGCGCCCAAGGAGGGGGAGCGGGTGCTCGACCTGTGCGCCGCGCCCGGCGCGAAGGCGACCGGCCTCGCCGAGCTCGGAGTCGGGTCGGTGATCGCGGTCGACCTTCGCCCCCGCCGCGCCGGAATCATTGCGTCGCTTTCGGAGCGACTCGGAATAGACAACGTTCGTCCTGTCGTAGCCGACGGGAGACGGCTCCCAACGGTCGCGTCCTTCGATCGGATCCTGCTCGACGTCCCCTGCTCGAGCCTGGGCACGGTACGAAGAAACCCCGATATCAAATGGCGTCTGCGCGAGGAGGACCTGGGCACATTTGCCGCCCTCCAGAGCGCCCTGCTCCGCTCGGCGAGCGAGCGGCTTGCCATCGGGGGACGTCTCGTTTACGCGACCTGCTCGAGCGAGCCCGAGGAGAACGAGGCCGTCGTGGACGGTTTTCTTGCCGAGAACGAGCCCTTCCATCTGGTGGAGTGCGGGCCGAGCCTCCCGGAGTCCGCGCGACATCTGGCGGCCGCGGGCGTTTTTCGGACGCTTCCCGAGCGCGACGGAGTCGACGGCTATTTCGCGGCCGTCCTCACCCGAGATCGTTGAAGTCGACCCTCACCGAGACGCAACCCGCCGACGCACGATACAATACGTTCATGTCGGACCAGGAGTCGAGCGCCGGAGAACGGGTGCTTCGGAGGCCGGCTACGCGGACCGACAAACCCGACCGCCCAGCCCGAACCAACGCCGAGAGCGGGCTCCGCAAGACCTTGGTGCGCATTCTGGAGGTCATTGCCATCGTGGCGGGGCTTCTCGCCACGGCGGTGATCTCCGCGGCCATTACGTTCACCCTCGCCGTTCGGAGCAACGAGGTGAGTGTCCCGGATGTGGCGGGAACGAACGTCGATACGGCGCGAGACATGCTGGCCCGACAGGAGCTACGGCTGGTACTCGAAGGGAATCGGTTCCACGAATCGGTGCCCAAGGACTTCATCGCAATCCAGTCTCCAGAAACCGGGGCGACCCTCAAGAAGGGGCGCGCGGTCCGGGTGTGGGTAAGCCTAGGACCCGAGCGGCATACGGTCCCGCGCATCGAAGGAGAGACCCTGCAGTCGGCTCAGCTCATCCTCGAGCAAGGAGGGTTCACCCTTGGGCGAGTCGTGGAAATTCACAGCGACGTATACGCTCCCGACACCGTCGTGGCCCAGTCACCCCAGGCTTACGAGGAGGTCGCCAACACGAGCGAGGTTTCCCTGTTGCTCTCTCGGGGGTACGTGGACGAGGCATTCGTCATGCCCGATCTGATCGGCCGTGATTACGTAGACCTTCTCGACGAGCTGGGTCGCGGTTCGCTCAAGGTCTCTCAAGTCAAGCTCGTGGACTACCCCGGCGTAGGCAAGAACGTCGTGGTGCGCCAGGCTCCCCTCCCGGGTACCAAGGTATTCAAACGGGATCGGATCGTTCTCTATCTCAGCAACGGGAACTGAATACGTCCATGCGAATCGCTCCGTCGATCCTTTCTGCCGACTTCACCCAGCTGGCATCGGAGATCGCTCGCGTCGAGAGAGCGGGGGCCCACCAGCTCCATCTGGACGTCATGGACGGTCATTATGTGCCCAACCTGACGTTCGGTCCGATGGTCGTCCAGGCCGTGCGCCGGGTGACAAAATTGCCTCTGGACGTGCACTTGATGATCGAGAATGCCGACCGCTGGATCGATGCCTTCGCCTCCGCGGGTGCGGACATGATCGCGATCCATCCGGAGTCGATTCACCACCCTCACCTCGCCATCACGTCGATCCGCGGCCACGGAATCTCGCCGGGAATTGCCCTCAACCCTTCGACGTCGCTCCTGTCCGTGGAAGAGCTCCTCCCTATCGTCGACTACGCCATCATCATGTCGGTCAATCCGGGATGGGGAGGACAGGACTTCATCGAAGGCAGCTTCGATCGCGTGCGCCGGCTGAGAAGGCTCTCGGAAGAGCGGAGCTTGCGGCTGACCATCGAAATCGACGGCGGCATGAACGAGGCGAGGGTGCCGCGTGCCGTCGAGGCCGGCGTCGACGTCGTCATCGCCGGCTCCGCCGTATTCCACGCTCCCGACCCGGAGAAGGTCGTCCGGGCGATGCTCTCGGCAGCGCCTGTCTGATGCAGCGGGAGACCACCTGCCACGTACGAGTACGGTATCAGGAAACGGATGCCATGGGCGTCGTCTACTACGCTAACTACCTTACCTGGTTCGAGGTCGGACGGTGCGATCTCCTGCGTCACCTCGGGGACAGCTACCGGGAGATCGAAGAACGTGAAGGAATCCATTTGCCCGTTCTCGAGGCGCACTGCCGCTACATTTACCCCGCACGCTACGACGACATCGTCGAGATTCGCACCCGCGCTAGCCTTCCATCGAGAGCGCGGCTCCGCTTCGACTACCATCTTTCGAAAGGCTCCACTTTGCTCGCCACCGGGAGCACGGTGCATGCCGCTGTAACGCGACGGGGACGTCCTTGCCGACTTCCTCCGCAACTGACGGAGATCCTCGAATGACTTCACTCGTGACCGGAGCAGCTGGATTCATTGGCTCGACGCTCGCCGAAGAGCTCATCGCCCGGGGTGACCGAGTTCTTGGCGTGGACTCGTTCCTCGACTACTACCCGCGAGAAGCCAAGGAGAGAAACCTGGCCAAGCTGCGAGGCGAGGCAAACTTCGAGCTGATCGATAGCTCGCTTTCCGAGCTCGACCTTCGCGCCCTGGTGAAACGCTGCCGACGGATTTTCCACCTGGCGGCACAAGCGGGAGTGAGAGCGAGTTGGGGCGAGGATTTTTCCATCTACACCTCGAACAACATCCTGGCGACTCAACAACTTCTCGAGGCGGCGAAAGGCGCGGAGCTCGATGCGTTCGTGTTCGCGTCATCCTCTTCGGTCTACGGGGACGCGGCCAAGCTTCCGATGGAGGAGGACGTGCCGTTGCACCCGGTGTCGCCTTACGGAGTGAGCAAGCTCGCTGCCGAAAAGCTCTGCGAGCTCTATCAAACAAACCACGGCATCCACACGGTGTCGCTCCGCTACTTCACCGTTTACGGACCCCGCCAGCGGCCCGACATGGCTTTTAACAGGCTGCTGAGGTGTGCGCTCGACGAAAGACCCTTCACGCTCTACGGCGATGGAAAGCAGACCCGGGACTTCACCTTCATCGCCGATGCGGTCGAGGCGACCATTGCGGCGTCGGAGCGAGGTCGTCCCGGCGCCGTCTACAACATCGGAGGAGGCTCTCGCGTGTCGATGCTCCAAGTCATCGAGACCATCGAATCGATCACGGGCAAGAGACTCACCATCGACCAGCGCCCCAAGGAGAAAGGCGACATGCGAGATACCTACGCCGACACATCGGCGGCGCGCCGCGACCTCGGTTATAAGCCCCGAACCGAGCTCATCGACGGCTTGCGTATGGAATGGGCCTGGATACGCCAACTCGCCGCGCGGTGAGGCCGCCACCTCGTCGACAGCGACCAGCCCCGCGGATTCGTTGCGGAGCCGGTCGACCTCGTCTATGCTGAGATCGCATCGCCATGGTACCGAGAACCGTCGGAATCACCGGGTGTCTCGTCGGCCTCATTGCCGCAGCCGGAGTCTGGTCCTGCGGGGGCAAGTCAGTCGACGACATCCCGCGGGGGGCCCAAGGTGACGAGCGTCTGATGGCGCTCGGCCGCCAGGCACTCGATGACAAGAACTGGGAAGAGGCGCGAAGCTACTTCCAGCAGTTGTTGGACGCCTACCCGCGGAGCCAGCTAGCGGGCGACGCGCGCCTCGGGATTGCCGACACGTATTTCAACCAGAAGGGCAGCGGCAACCTGATCCTCGCCATCGCCGAGTACCGGGACTTCTTGACCTTCTATCCGAACCATCCGCGTGCCGACTACGCACAATACCAGATTGGCTACGGCCACTACCGCCAGATCCATAGTCCCGATCGCGACCAGGATCCGACCCAGCTCGCCATCGAGGAGTTCGAGAAGCTCGTGGAGCTCTACCGAAATTCCCGCTACGCGGAAGAAGGACAGAAGTTGCTCGAGGAGTGCTACGAGATCATCGCCGAATCCGAGTTTCGCGTGGGGGTATTCTATTTGGAGATCCGCAAGCACTGCCGCGCCGCCGCGGCGCGATTCGAAAAAGTACTCGAGTCGTACCCCTCGTTCAGCAAGCTCGACGAAGTGCACTTTCGGCTCGGCTCGGCCTACGAGATGTGCGGCGAGCTGAGCCAGGCACTTCCGCATTTCCAGAGCGTCGTGGACCGCTATCCCAACAGTCAGTTTCGAGAGCAAGCCCAATCGATTCTGGCCGAGCTATCCCTGGCAAACCAAACCGTGCGGCGGTGAGTTAAGACTAGTTGCTCGATGCCTTGGCGGGACCCGCGATCCGCGGCCGCACCGCTCGAATTCTAGGCCTTCACGCGGCCGAGTCCTGCCTCGATCCTCAAGTAGCACTTTAACCTTTCGGACAAAAACGGCTTGACACTTGCGAGATCGACCTGTACCCTATTGGGCATAGCTTCGTTCC
Protein-coding regions in this window:
- a CDS encoding thioesterase family protein; this translates as MQRETTCHVRVRYQETDAMGVVYYANYLTWFEVGRCDLLRHLGDSYREIEEREGIHLPVLEAHCRYIYPARYDDIVEIRTRASLPSRARLRFDYHLSKGSTLLATGSTVHAAVTRRGRPCRLPPQLTEILE
- the rpe gene encoding ribulose-phosphate 3-epimerase, with protein sequence MRIAPSILSADFTQLASEIARVERAGAHQLHLDVMDGHYVPNLTFGPMVVQAVRRVTKLPLDVHLMIENADRWIDAFASAGADMIAIHPESIHHPHLAITSIRGHGISPGIALNPSTSLLSVEELLPIVDYAIIMSVNPGWGGQDFIEGSFDRVRRLRRLSEERSLRLTIEIDGGMNEARVPRAVEAGVDVVIAGSAVFHAPDPEKVVRAMLSAAPV
- the bamD gene encoding outer membrane protein assembly factor BamD — encoded protein: MVPRTVGITGCLVGLIAAAGVWSCGGKSVDDIPRGAQGDERLMALGRQALDDKNWEEARSYFQQLLDAYPRSQLAGDARLGIADTYFNQKGSGNLILAIAEYRDFLTFYPNHPRADYAQYQIGYGHYRQIHSPDRDQDPTQLAIEEFEKLVELYRNSRYAEEGQKLLEECYEIIAESEFRVGVFYLEIRKHCRAAAARFEKVLESYPSFSKLDEVHFRLGSAYEMCGELSQALPHFQSVVDRYPNSQFREQAQSILAELSLANQTVRR
- a CDS encoding PASTA domain-containing protein, with the translated sequence MKSTLTETQPADARYNTFMSDQESSAGERVLRRPATRTDKPDRPARTNAESGLRKTLVRILEVIAIVAGLLATAVISAAITFTLAVRSNEVSVPDVAGTNVDTARDMLARQELRLVLEGNRFHESVPKDFIAIQSPETGATLKKGRAVRVWVSLGPERHTVPRIEGETLQSAQLILEQGGFTLGRVVEIHSDVYAPDTVVAQSPQAYEEVANTSEVSLLLSRGYVDEAFVMPDLIGRDYVDLLDELGRGSLKVSQVKLVDYPGVGKNVVVRQAPLPGTKVFKRDRIVLYLSNGN
- a CDS encoding ATP-binding protein; the protein is MPSKPNPGKQSQALEVPVESLRYRCASDVFEFGTTKDLVDHFEIIGQDRAIRAIQLGLAVSAHGYNIIVQGLTGTGKETTVKSILENVADNRRIPQDICYVHNFDDSDRPTVLYLSPGDGNRLRKDMNTLVDYLSRTVPGVLESDEFKKRRAQIIESEGEKGRAVIKQFEERIKKENFVMVEIRFGPMTKTEVAPIVDGKPRTEEELEHLLAEGKIERSEFERIDGIREQLAEELEEVLKHARDSEKQIAEALKSLVYGFGAEMVNPRIDEIKSRYTADRCQRFLEHVRHHMLENLDDFMQKPPTEEQSGLAAILSLQRDRFLHYRVNVLVDNSATERAPIVVETHPTYKNLFGTIERIWDRSGQSYSDFTRIKAGTLLRAVGGYLVVSFQEILSEPGVYQSLKRTLKSGKVDIQGFDPTYLFTATALKPEPIDVELKVLLIGDELIYQVFYQLDPDFRKIFKIKADFDTVMDRTPESIGRYAGFVARVASAEGLLPFDRNATAAIVEEGVRLAGRKNKLSTRFSEIADLLREADYWARLEGATEVRGEHIDRTVSEAVARRNLVECRIAEMIREAIIMIDSDGEVVGQVNGLSVYDVGDYRFGRPVKITATVATGRAGIINIERESDLSGKSHNKGMLILSGYFRSRFAQKRPLTLSASLAFEQSYSGVDGDSASSTELYALLSALSGLPLRQDIAVTGSVNQKGEIQAIGGVNEKIEGFYDTCLAAGLTGSQGVIIPKSNVGDLMLRKDVVAAAEQRKFHIYAVSTVEEGIELLTGVAAGTANAEGEYPASSLYARVDKRLAEMTRDFRAASKAGKEDLKLGSDDETADSRQRRPNSSSRRSG
- the rsmB gene encoding 16S rRNA (cytosine(967)-C(5))-methyltransferase RsmB; the protein is MSSRRKTKKESIELSPSRAVAFRVLRRVEERREDPATALHHSLSRKLSPADKDLATEIVYGVLRWRGRLDYIIAAHAKRPLSKIDPVLLRALRIGLYQLRFLSRIPPHAAVDESVRLARAFRASRGAGLVNAVLRSALRSRERPFLPDRANRLDYLSIALSHPRWLVRRYLARDGFETAARRCSVQNEAPSVFLRVSRHLDPGAAQRMLFDDGVSSEIFPLVPGCLRVVSGRVKHSKLYEKGLVFIQDAGSQLVPWIVAPKEGERVLDLCAAPGAKATGLAELGVGSVIAVDLRPRRAGIIASLSERLGIDNVRPVVADGRRLPTVASFDRILLDVPCSSLGTVRRNPDIKWRLREEDLGTFAALQSALLRSASERLAIGGRLVYATCSSEPEENEAVVDGFLAENEPFHLVECGPSLPESARHLAAAGVFRTLPERDGVDGYFAAVLTRDR
- a CDS encoding NAD-dependent epimerase/dehydratase family protein; translated protein: MTSLVTGAAGFIGSTLAEELIARGDRVLGVDSFLDYYPREAKERNLAKLRGEANFELIDSSLSELDLRALVKRCRRIFHLAAQAGVRASWGEDFSIYTSNNILATQQLLEAAKGAELDAFVFASSSSVYGDAAKLPMEEDVPLHPVSPYGVSKLAAEKLCELYQTNHGIHTVSLRYFTVYGPRQRPDMAFNRLLRCALDERPFTLYGDGKQTRDFTFIADAVEATIAASERGRPGAVYNIGGGSRVSMLQVIETIESITGKRLTIDQRPKEKGDMRDTYADTSAARRDLGYKPRTELIDGLRMEWAWIRQLAAR